GGAAATCCAAGACCAATAGATTGTATAAAAAAAGGTACTGAAATGTTTGACTGGAAAAAACAAGTTAGACAGCAAAATGAATCAAATGGTAGATTTTTAATTGGTGTAGGTATGGCAGTTGGTTCACATGGAAATGGATGCTTTGGGGCACACAGAGATATAACAGCTTTAATGTTGAAAATGAACGAAGATGGTTCAGCTGTATTATATACAGGTACTCATGATATGGGAAATGCATCAGTAAGTGTCCAAGTGCAAATTATATCTGAAGTGCTTGGAATAAGTCAGGAAAAGATAGAATGTATACAGGCAGATACAGATGCATCACCATGGAATTTAGGAGATTACGCAAGCAGAGGAGTTTTTGTATCTGGAAATGCAGCTTTAAAAGTTGCAAATTCAGTAAAAAAAGAGCTTTTAAAAGAAGCATCCCAACTTTTAAAAGAGGATGAAGACTATATAGAGTTTAAGGATGATAGAGTCTATTCTATTAAAGATAACAATAAACAGGCTACATTATGTGATGTCATGATACATGCTCAAAAGGTAAGTTTAAGAGAAATTATAGGAGCTGAAACTTTTGCATCTCAAACTGGAGCAAGTTCATATGGTGTACATTTTGCTAAAGTTGAGGTCGATACTAAATTGGCAAGTATAAGAGTTTTAGAATATGTCGCAGTTCATGATGTAGGTAAAGCTTTAAACCCAATGTCTGTAGAAGGTCAGATTGAAGGAGCAATTCAAATGGGAATAGGATATGCGTTGACTGAAGAACTTGAGTTTGACAGTAGAGGAAAAATAAAAGCTAATTCATTTCGCTCGTACCATATGATAAAGGCTAGTGAAATGCCTCAAATAAAAGTAGGGTTAATAGAATGTGGAGAACCTGGAGGTCCATTTGGTGCTAAGAGTATAGGTGAATGTTCTGTTGTACCATCAGCACCAGCAGTAGCAAATGCAGTAGCAAACGCGTTAAACTGTGATTTTTACAGTTTGCCATTAAAGAAAAATATTCTACTGGATAACATAAATGTTTAATGTTGTTTTATACAAAAGAAATTAGTTACACAAATTAAAAAGATATTTATTTAAGATATTTAAGGTATTGGAATGTAAGACTTTTTTCTAAATGTAAGTTTAAATTATATGAATGTAGAGGGTGTGATGGATTGTGAATTTAAGATTCAAAGATAAAGTGGTTGTGATAACAGGAGCAGGGCAAGGGTTAGGAGCAGGATTTGCTTTAGATTTTGCTATTGAAGGAGCAATAGTAGTCTTAATTGGCAGAACTAAAAGCAAATTAGATAATGTTGCAGAACAAATCATTAAATCTGGAGGGAAAGCTTTTGTTTCGGTTTGTGATGTAAGTAAACCTGAAGAAGTAGAAGTTTGTTTTAGTGAAGTAATAGATAAATTTGGTAGCGTAGATGTATTGATTAATAATGTTGCTTTCCACAAATCAGTTCCAGTAGTTGATACTACAATTGAAGATTGGGATGCTCAGATAAAAACTAATTTAAGTGGAACTTTTTATTGTACTAAGGCAGTTCTTAGAAAAATGATTGATAAAAAGTATGGAAAAATAATAAATATTAGTTCTACAGCAGCAAAACACTTTTTTCCAGGCTTTGGAGCATATGCAGCTTCTAAAGGAGGTGTGGTAAGTTTTACTCAAACTTTGTCTGAAGAAGTAAAAGAATATGGAATCAATGTAAATGCAATATATTTAGGTATGACTAACACAGAATATACAAGAAAAAGATTTAACTATGATGATGCAGTTACAATACCGCTTGAGGAAATGTTGCAGGTGGAAGAAGTATCAAAAATTGTAACTTTCTTAGCATCTGATGAAGCAAGCCCAATAATGGGAGCTGCAATCGATGTATGTGGTAAGAAGGCATAAATAAAATATATATTGAGAGGTATAAAAATGATAAGTTTAAACAAGAAAGCCATGGTGGTAGTAAGAGAGATACTGGAAGATGCAGAAGCATTGGGATGTGAAGTTATTAAAATGGATTGTGGAGCAACTATAATTGATATGGGTTTAAATTGTAGTGGAAGCTGGAAAGCTGGTGTTTTATTTACTAGAGCCTCTATAGGCGACCTAGGAACAGTATCATTAGGAGATTTTAAATTAAATGATGAATATTCTTTCTCAGCAGTTGAAGTATTTATAGATAAACCACTAATTGCATGTATGGGTTCACAAATTGCTGGATGGAAACTTGGAGAAGGTGAATTTGCAACTATTGGGTCAGGACCAGCAAGAGCTTTAGCAAGAGTTGAATCAGACTGGTATTTTGAAATGACGCCATATAAAGATAGTTATCATGAGGCAGTTTTATGCATTCAAGATATAAAATATCCTAATAATGAAACTGTCTTAGAGGTTGCAAATGCTTGTAAAGTAAAACCAGAAGACACTTATATATTAATTTCACCAAGCACTTGTATTGTAGCATCAATGCAAGTATCAGCAAGAATTATTGAGCAAGTATGTCATAAGATGTTTGAAAAAAACTTTGATGCAGGTCAAATTGTACTTGCGAGAGGAAAAGCACCAATCGCCCCTGTATTAAAAGATGAGCTTAAGACTATGGGAAGAATAAATGATGCATTGATTTATGGTAGTGAAACTGAGTTTTGGGTAGATTCAACTGATACTGCTATTGCAAAAACTATACACCAATTAGCAGGAAAAACATCATCTCCAAATTATGGGGAATTGTTTGAGGATGTATTTGAAAAGGCAGGAAGAGACTTTTTCTATGTAGACCATGATGTACACTCAATAGGCAAAATACAAATACATAATATAAATACTGGAAAATCTTTTTCGGCAGGCGAAATAAATTATTCAGTACTTGAAAAAAGTTTCTTAAAATAAATAGCTTAAAACTTTATTGATTTAGGAGGAGATAAGATGGCATTAGGTAAGTTAAGATTAGAAAAATTATACCGTGACATGGTTATGATTCGCAGATTTGAAGAAGTGATAGAAGTATATGCTGCCAATGGAACAATACCAGGGTTTGTTCATTTAAGTATAGGGCAAGAGGCTTGTCAAGCAGGTATAGTTGATGCACTTAGAAAAACAGATTATAAATTTCCAGACCATAGAGGACATGGGACTATAGCACTTTGTGGTACTGACCCAAAACTTGTAATGGCAGAAATCTTTGCTAAAGCTACTGGTATAAATGGTGGCAGAGGCGGTTCAATGCATATAAATGATATTGAATGTAGGAATATGGGGTTTAATGGAATACAAGGCTCAACTATGGTAACTTGTCTTGGTACAGCTTTTGCATCTGTATATAAAGAAACAGATGATGTTACAGCAGTCTTTCTAGGAGATGGAACTTTAGGAGAAGGAGCTTGCCACGAAAGTCTTAATATGGCAGCGACATGGAAGCTTCCAATAATATATTGTCTACTTAATAATCAATATGCTATATCTACACACTATACAGATTCACATCCTCAAAAAGAGTTAAAAACTTGGGGTGAGGGATATGAGATTCCAAGTTATAGGGTAGATGGAAATGATGTAGAAGCAGTAATTGAGATAGTGGAAATAGCAGTAGATAGAGCAAGAAAAGGTGAAGGTCCAACTTTAATAGAGTTTCTCACTTATCGTTGGCAAGGTCATTTTGCAGGAGACCCAGCAGCATATAGACCTGAAGAAGAAGTTAAGTATTGGAAAGATAGGGACCCAATAAAATTAGCTAGAAAGATACTTATTGAAAGAGAAGGTATGTCAGATGAAACACTTAAACAAATAGAAGAAGAAATAGAGGCTGATGTTCAGGAAATGTTAAGATTTTCGTTGGAGAGTCCATCACCAAATATTAAAGATGCAGTTACACACACATATGTTGATAGAGAGGTGGAGATAAGATAATGGGAAGAAAACTTTCATATGGAATGGCAATAAATGAAGCACTTCATCAAGCTATGGAAAATGATGATAGAGTTTTTATACTAGGTGAAGATGTAGCTAAAATGGGTGGAGACTTTGGAATTACCAAAGGAATAATGGCTAAGTGGCCAAATCGAATAAAGGACACAGCTTTATCAGAATCAGCTATATTAGGACTATCAAACGGTGCAGCACTTTGTGGGCTAAGACCAGTTCCAGAGATAATGTTTGCAGATTTTTTGGGAGTTTGTTTTGACCAACTTGTAAATAATGCAGCAAAACTAAATTTTATGTTCCAAGGAAAAGCACATTGTCCAATTACTGTTCGTGCTGTACAGGGAGGTGGTATACGCTGTGCATATCATCATTCAGTTTGTGCAGAGTCATGGTTTATGAATACTCCTGGACTTGTAGTAGTTTCACCAACAACACCTTATGAAGCTAAAGGGATGTTGCTTTCAGCTATAAAAAATGATAATCCTGTATTATTTTTAGAACATAAAATGTTATACAATGTCAAAGGAGAAGTTCCAGTTGAGCCATATGAGATTCCTCTATATGAAGCTGAGATTGAAAAAACTGGAAGTGATATTACTATAGTAGCTACTCAAATGATGTTAGGATTAGCACATAAAGCAGCAAGTCAACTTGAAAAAGAAGGGATTGATGTAGAGATAATCGACCTTAGAACTGTATTTCCTTATGATAAAAAAACCATAGTAGAGTCAGTCGCTAAAACTAGTCGATTGGTTATAGCTCAAGAAGGTCCAAGAGTTGGAGGATGGGCAGCTGAAATATCTGCAATGATAAATGAAGATGTATTTGAGTATCTAAGTGCACCGATAAAAAGAGTTACATCAATTGATGCTCCAGTAGCATATGCACCAGTTTTAGAGGATTTTGTTTTACCTAAATTGGAAAATCTAATTAAGGCTTGTAAGGAAGTTATGCAATATTAGTCAGGGGAGGAGAAACAATGATTACAGAGGTTAAGATGCCGAAGTTTGGTCTTTCTATGGAAGAAGGAACAATTGGCACATGGTTGATTGAAGAAGGAAGCGTAGTAAATAAGGGTGATGAAATTTTAGAAGTTGAAACTGACAAGATTACCAATACTGTTGAAGCACCAGAAAGTGGAGTATTGAGAAAAATATTTTTTGAAGCGGGCGATATTGCCAATTGTGGAGAGCTAATTTGTATAATTGCAGAAAATAATGAAGATATTAGTGGATTTGATTTGATAGATAAAACCGATAATGAAAAAGAGGAAGATATTTTAACTTTAGAAAATACAACTAAGAAAAAAGGTTTAGATATAGAGAAAAAAATAACTCCAAGAGCTAAAAAAATAGCTGAAGAAAGAGGAATTAATTATTCAAATATAGAGGGTACAGGAATACATGGAGCAATAACAATTGATGATTTGAAAAACTTCATGAATAATAATCCAGTAGAAGAAGTTATGGAAGTCAATCAAAATAAATTAGTAGAAAAAGAAGTACGGCAAGAAGTTACCCCTATTTCTCAAGTTAATAGCAGTAAGGTAAATATAGGGGAAAATGATTTGGTAACTAAGATGACACCAATGCAAAGTGTAATAGCAAAAAAAATGCATGAGAGTTTATTGACAACAGCTCAAACTACAATTGGCACTGAATTAGAAGTTACTAACTTATCAAAAGTATATAAAGGATTGAAAGAAAAGTATAAAAAAGTAGGCGTTAAATTAAGCTATACAGCTCTTATAATAAAGGCTGTAGCTGAAGCACTTGAAAATCATCCGAAACTTAGAACACAAATAGTTGATGAAAATCATTTTAAAGTAAGTAATGAAATTAATGTAGGTGTAGCTGTAGACATTCCAAATGGTTTGGTAGTACCTGTAATAAAAAGTGCAAACTTAAAAGATTTAAAAACAATATGTATTGAACTAAGTGATTTAAGTGAGAGAGCTAAAAATAACAAGCTAAATTCTGATGAAATGAGTAATGGAACTATTACTATAACTAACTTAGGGATGTTTGGAATAACATACTTTACTCCAGTATTAAATACACCAGAAAGTGCCATTTTAGGGATTGGAAGTATAGTAGAAAAAGTTCTTGTAAAAGATGGTGCATTTTATGCTGGTTCAATAATGAACATGAGTTTAACTCATGACCATAGAGTAGTAGATGGAGCTCCTGGAGCACGTTTTCTTCAAGAGGTTACACAAAATCTTTTGGATTTCAGATGGATGTAATTCAGCTAGATGTAAAATGATTTTATAGTGAAACAGTAATCTGACAGATAGTTTGTTATGCGTTTCTCGAAAGATTTTTTCTCTCCAAACTATCTGTCAAAATTAAGATATGGCAGAAAATTATATGGAGGTTACTGAATGAGAAAAGTAGATTTGATAATTAAAAACGCTTATCTAATTTCAATGAATAATGAGAGGGAAATACTAAATGATGCTTGTATAATAATTGAAAAGAACAAGATAATTGATATAGGAAAGGTAAATTTACTAGAAAAATACAACTCTGAAAAAATTATAGATGCGAGAGGTAAATTTGTTTTACCTGGATTTATAAGTACTCATTCTCATCTATTTCAGACTTTGTTAAAGGGATTAGGAAGAGATAAATTGTTATTAGACTGGCTTGACAGCTCTGTTAGAAGAGCGATACATAAAATAGATGAAGAATGTTGCTATTATGCAGCTCTAACAGGATGTATAGAAGCAATTAGAACAGGTACAACTACTATACTTGATTACATGTATTGCCATGGAAAAGAAGGGCTTGATGATAGTATAATTCAAGCATTTGAAGACTTGGGAATAAGAGGGATACTTGGTAGAGGCTTTACAGATACAAGTAAATTTCCAAAAGAATTTGGTTGTACTTATCATGATACAGAACAAAATTTTTTCGATGATGTTAGAAGACTAGAGAAAAAATATAGAGACCACTCTAGAATAAGTTTAGCATTAGCTCCTGGGATTATATGGGATAACACAGAAGAAGGATACAAAGAAATGAGAAATATAGCCAATGAGCTTCATATTCCGATAACTATGCATTTACTTGAAACTGAGGACGATGATAAATACTGTCTAAAGGATAGAGGCATGAAGACTGTACCATATCTTGAAAAAGTGGGAATTTTAGGTCCTGACTTTATTGCAGTCCACTGCATACAAATGTCAGATGAAGACATAGAACTATTTAAAAAATATGATGTTAAAATATCTCATAATCCAGTATCTAATATGGTTTTAGCAGCAGGGGTAGCACCAATTCCAAAGCTTATTGAAAATGGATTGACTATAAGTTTAGCTTGTGATGGTTCAGCGAGTAACGATACTCAAAATATGTTAGAAGTAATGAAAATGACTACACTATTACAAAAAGTTACTCATAGAGATGCAAAACTTTTACCTTCGTCAAGTGTGCTGGAGATGGCAACACTTGGAGGAGCAAAATCCATAGATAAATTAGACTGCTTAGGTTCAATAGAGATAGGCAAAAATGCTGATATTATAATTTACAATCCATATAAAAGTGCAATTTCGATACCAGTTCACGACCCAATTAGTTCATTAATATATTCATCTACTCCAAATAATATAGAAACTTCTATTATAGATGGAAAAGTAGTTATGGATAAGAATCAGATAGTTAATATAGATGAAGAAAAAGTAATATATAAAACTCAAAAAATATCAAGCAAGTTAATAGAGGATGTTGGTCTAGGAAATGTACAGTGGGGAAAAAGAATCTATGGATTGTAAAAAATCATTGGGAGAGGGCGGTCAAAGTATGAATAATCTTGAATTTTTCAATATACCAAAAAATAATCTAAAAATAAATATATTAAATAGAAATGAAAAAATATTAGATTCTATAAAAAAAGAATCTAATGAAAATGTCTGTATACCAGATGCCTTAGAGTATTATACAGAATTGTTTTTTCCAAAATCAAAGGATAAAAGACCATATATATTTTCATCTATGGTGCTTTCATCTGATGGAAAAATGGCATATGAAGATAATAAAGCTGGCCCTTTAATTGGAAAGAATAATTTTGTTGACCCAGATGGAGCCTTGGCAGATTTTTGGGTTTTAAATGTTCTAAGAGCATACTCAGATGCTGTTATTATAGGGGCTAGAACGTTGCAAAATGAACCTGGCATAACATGTCATGTATTTGATGAAAGTTTGACACAGCAAAGAAAAGACTATTTAAATAAAAAATATCAGCCATGTGGAGTAGTAGTTTCTTTTGATGCTACAGATATTCCATTTGACCATTATACATTTAATGTTGATAAGAGTCAGGAATATAAAATGGTTATAGCTACATCTCCAAATGGTTGGGATTATATAAAAGAAAATTCTCCTTTAAAACACAGATGTATAGGAAGATTTAACTCAATTAAGGATGTTGATGATTGTAAATTTGAAGAATTATATAAAGATTTTGATGTTTGTCCTGTAATTGTAACTGGTAAAGATAGTACTCCAGACTCTAAAGTATTACTTTATGCACTTAAGCGCCTAGGAATAGAAAAAATGTGTATCGAATCTCCTTCATATTGTACTCATCTAATTGAAAATGAATTATTAGACGAATATTTTATGAATTATTCTATGGTATTTGTTGGTGGAAAAATGACCCCAGGTTGTACAACGGCTTATAGCCATTTAGAACATCCTCATTCAGAATTATTGACAGTGGGAATGCATAGAAATAATTTTATTTTTACACGTCAAAAACTTTGCTATGGTATTAAAAATCAAGTAGATTTAACAAGCTATAAATATTGATACTAAAATTTTAATTATGGATATTAATATCTATAACTTAAAAGGAGGAAAAGTAAATATGAACACTGATTTAATCGTAATTGGTGGTGGTCCAGGAGGGTATGTTGCAGCGATTCGAGGAGCTCAACTGGGATTAAAAGTTGTAATCGTAGAGAAAAATGAATTTGGAGGTACTTGTCTAAATAAAGGTTGTATTCCTACAAAGACACTGTTTAAAGATGCACAAGTTTTAAATTATTTTAATCATGCTGAAGAATATGGTATAAAAGTCGATGAATATAAACTAGACTTGGAAAAAGTGCAGAAGAGAAAGAATCATATAGTTAAGACCTTAACTGGTGGTGTAAAAGGATTATTAAAAGCAAATAAAGTGACTATAGAAAAGGGAGAAGCAAAGTTAATAAGTAAGGATTCTGTAGAGATAAAACTAGATGATGGTTCAAAGAAGATAATTAAAGGAAAAAATATTTTAATTGCATCTGGTTCAAAATCTTCTAAGCCTCCTGTTAAAGGAATTGATTTAGAGGGAGTAATAACAAGTAAAGAAGCTTTAGAAATGACTAATTTACCTCAGAAAGTAGTAATAATTGGGGGAGGTGTTATAGGAATTGAGTTTGCAGGAATTTTAAATGAATTTGGTTCAGATGTAACTGTAGTTGAGTTTTTGGATAATATAATTCCTATGGTTGATAATGAGGTATCTAATAGATTAATTAAACTACTTAATAAAAGGGGGATTAAAATACTACTTTCATCAAAAGTAGAAGAAATATCTAAGAGTGATAAAGAACTAGTAGTAGATATAAATAGGAATGGAGAAAAAACAAAGATTGCTTGTAATAATGTACTTGTATCTACAGGAAGGGAGCTAGATGTAGAAGGACTAAATCTAGATAATTTAGGCATCAAATATGATAAAAAGGGAATAAAAGTTGATGAAAATTACTGTACATCTGTACCAGGTATTTATGCAATTGGAGATGTAATTGGAGGAATAATGCTTGCACATGTTGCATCTGAAGAAGGGAAAGTAGCTGTTGAACGAATTGTGGGAGAAAAAACAAGTGTAGATTATGATTTAGTACCAAATTCTATTTTTACTTTTCCAGAGGTATCTACAGTTGGATTGTCTGAAGAAGAAGCCAAAACTAAAAACTTAGACTATGTTGTTAGCAAATTTCAGTTTTCTGGTAATGGAAAGGCTCTTACAATGAATGACTCAGATGGTATGGTTAAGGTAATTGCTTCAAAAGATAAGACTACAATATATGGTGTTCATATCATAGGGCCTAATGCCAGCGATTTAATTCATGAAGCTGTAATTGCAATGAAAGCAATGTTGACAGTTGAAGAAGTTGCAAGTACTATGCATGGGCATCCAACTTTACCAGAAGCTTTTGCAGAAGCTACTATGGGAATAGTAGGGAAAGCAATACATGTACCTCCTATTAGAAAGTAAATTTATAAAAGTAAATACGAGAATAAAGGATAGTTATATGTAAAAGTATTATGTTGAAAGTATTTAAATATATTGAAATCATTTAAATGAAAAGTAGTCAAATTAAATAAAAATTAGTCAAATATTAAAGAGGGAAGTATATAATATGAAATTAAAATCATTTGAAAGACCTTTATTTATTGAAGAACTAACTTTTAGGATAAATACTGAATTAATAGAAAAGTACTTACAATTAGATTATGAAATCTGGGTTAAAGGTCTAGAATTATTAGAAGGATTTGCTGGTTCTGAGATATGGATTAGTGAAAGTAATCCAGGGGAGATAACATCAATAATATACTGGACAGACTACAAGTTCTATAAGAATATTGATAAAGATTGGCTAAGTGATAGAAAGAAAAAAATGTCTGAGTTAATGGGCGAGGGAAATGTAGAGTTTGTAAGAGCAGAGCATGATGTAAATAAAAAGTATAAACTTAGAGAATATAAATAATAAGATTAAGTGCACTAAACAACTATACATAAATAATACTTTAGTTAAAATAAATATCATTTAAGTTAAGAATTAACTAGATTAAGATGTGTATAGCTCAAAATTAATTGTTAATAAATTCATGGTCGTAAAGAAAAATAAAATTTATGGGAGGATTTATTTTATGAAAGAGCACGATACATCAAAATTTCATCTAGAGGGAAAACCGCCTTTAAAGGAAGCTTTACCTTTAGGATTACAGCATTTTGTTTCAATGATAGCTGGCAATATGGTTCCAGCTATGCTCATATCGAATATAGTAGGGCTTGATAAACAGATGTCAACTATGCTTATGCAAGGTGCTATGTTGGTCGCTGGAATAGCAACATTACTACAATTGTACTCAATACCACTATTTAAAGGACATAGGCTGGGTTCAAAGCTTCCTGTAATAATGGGAACAAATTACGTGTTTTTAGGAGCTTGTCTTTCAGTAGCTGGCAAATACGGACTTAAAGCTCTTTTTGGAGCTCAAATTGGAGGGGCAATAGTAGTGTTTTTTATAGCCTTTGGAATTAAGAAGATAAGACATTTATTTACTCCAATTATAGCAGGTACAATGATTGCTTGTATGGGTATTAGTCTTTTTCCAACTGCTGTAAAAAATTTAGCTGGTGGAGAAGGTTCAGCTACATTTGGAGAACCTATAAATTTTGCAATAGGGCTTATCGTTGTTGTAGCTATAATTTTGCTTATGAAATTTGGCAAGGGTTTGGTTCAAGATGCTGCAATTTTAATAGGTATAATATTTGGTTATTTAGTGTCACTTGCATTTGGATTAGTTGATTTTTCTGCAATTCAAGGGACACCAATATTTTCTTTTCCAAAGCCATTGGCATTTGGTCTAGAGTTTAGACCTGATTTAATATTAATGTTTGCCATTTTATTTATGGTAGCTATAGCAGATATGATGGGAGCAGCAACAATTGCTACAATGGGAGCTATGAATAGAGAGGTTACAGATAAAGAGTTAGAGTCTGCTACAATGGGAAATGCATTAACATCTATAATTGCATCTGTATTTAGTTCAATACCAACAGGAGTATTTGGTCAAAATGCTGCAATTGTAGCTATAAATAAAGTTACTAGTAGATTTGTATTGTCGATTACAGGAGTGGTATTAATTTTAGTTGGATTTTCACCATTATTGGGAGCGATAATAACGACTATACCTTCATGCATAATAGGAGGGGTCACTTTAATCGTATTTTCATCAATTGCTATGGCTGGTTATGATATGATAAGTCAATGTGGATTTACATCAGATAACAATCTTATAGCAGGAGTTTCAATTACCTTAAGTATAGGTATAACTTCAGTTCCTCAGACTTTAGAAAAGTTTCCAGAGATTATTAGAACTTTAGTTGGAAATTCTTGTATAGTATCAGTGTTTATTGTAGCGATGATAATTAAATATATATTATCAATAAAATCGAATAAGTCTAATGATATAAAAATAGAGGCTTAAATTAAAATTTGTGGGAGGTATAGTTATGGCTAAGATACTAGGAATATGTGGAAGTCCAAGAAAAGGAGCAACTGAATATGCAATACTACAAGCTTTAGAGGAAGCTAAAGAAATACCAGGTATAGAAACAGACTTTTGGACAGTAAGAGGAAAAAATATAGGTCCATGTATACATTGTGATGCTTGTATGAGAAAAGCAGAAAAATGTACTATACAAGATGATATGGGCGAACTAGAGCAAAAACTACTGGAAGCAGATGGGTTTATAATAGGTTCTCCTGTTTATGATATGGGAATAACT
This sequence is a window from Clostridioides difficile. Protein-coding genes within it:
- a CDS encoding thiamine pyrophosphate-dependent dehydrogenase E1 component subunit alpha, with the protein product MALGKLRLEKLYRDMVMIRRFEEVIEVYAANGTIPGFVHLSIGQEACQAGIVDALRKTDYKFPDHRGHGTIALCGTDPKLVMAEIFAKATGINGGRGGSMHINDIECRNMGFNGIQGSTMVTCLGTAFASVYKETDDVTAVFLGDGTLGEGACHESLNMAATWKLPIIYCLLNNQYAISTHYTDSHPQKELKTWGEGYEIPSYRVDGNDVEAVIEIVEIAVDRARKGEGPTLIEFLTYRWQGHFAGDPAAYRPEEEVKYWKDRDPIKLARKILIEREGMSDETLKQIEEEIEADVQEMLRFSLESPSPNIKDAVTHTYVDREVEIR
- the mch gene encoding methenyltetrahydromethanopterin cyclohydrolase; protein product: MISLNKKAMVVVREILEDAEALGCEVIKMDCGATIIDMGLNCSGSWKAGVLFTRASIGDLGTVSLGDFKLNDEYSFSAVEVFIDKPLIACMGSQIAGWKLGEGEFATIGSGPARALARVESDWYFEMTPYKDSYHEAVLCIQDIKYPNNETVLEVANACKVKPEDTYILISPSTCIVASMQVSARIIEQVCHKMFEKNFDAGQIVLARGKAPIAPVLKDELKTMGRINDALIYGSETEFWVDSTDTAIAKTIHQLAGKTSSPNYGELFEDVFEKAGRDFFYVDHDVHSIGKIQIHNINTGKSFSAGEINYSVLEKSFLK
- a CDS encoding 2-oxo acid dehydrogenase subunit E2, with protein sequence MITEVKMPKFGLSMEEGTIGTWLIEEGSVVNKGDEILEVETDKITNTVEAPESGVLRKIFFEAGDIANCGELICIIAENNEDISGFDLIDKTDNEKEEDILTLENTTKKKGLDIEKKITPRAKKIAEERGINYSNIEGTGIHGAITIDDLKNFMNNNPVEEVMEVNQNKLVEKEVRQEVTPISQVNSSKVNIGENDLVTKMTPMQSVIAKKMHESLLTTAQTTIGTELEVTNLSKVYKGLKEKYKKVGVKLSYTALIIKAVAEALENHPKLRTQIVDENHFKVSNEINVGVAVDIPNGLVVPVIKSANLKDLKTICIELSDLSERAKNNKLNSDEMSNGTITITNLGMFGITYFTPVLNTPESAILGIGSIVEKVLVKDGAFYAGSIMNMSLTHDHRVVDGAPGARFLQEVTQNLLDFRWM
- a CDS encoding amidohydrolase, whose amino-acid sequence is MRKVDLIIKNAYLISMNNEREILNDACIIIEKNKIIDIGKVNLLEKYNSEKIIDARGKFVLPGFISTHSHLFQTLLKGLGRDKLLLDWLDSSVRRAIHKIDEECCYYAALTGCIEAIRTGTTTILDYMYCHGKEGLDDSIIQAFEDLGIRGILGRGFTDTSKFPKEFGCTYHDTEQNFFDDVRRLEKKYRDHSRISLALAPGIIWDNTEEGYKEMRNIANELHIPITMHLLETEDDDKYCLKDRGMKTVPYLEKVGILGPDFIAVHCIQMSDEDIELFKKYDVKISHNPVSNMVLAAGVAPIPKLIENGLTISLACDGSASNDTQNMLEVMKMTTLLQKVTHRDAKLLPSSSVLEMATLGGAKSIDKLDCLGSIEIGKNADIIIYNPYKSAISIPVHDPISSLIYSSTPNNIETSIIDGKVVMDKNQIVNIDEEKVIYKTQKISSKLIEDVGLGNVQWGKRIYGL
- the lpdA gene encoding dihydrolipoyl dehydrogenase, translating into MNTDLIVIGGGPGGYVAAIRGAQLGLKVVIVEKNEFGGTCLNKGCIPTKTLFKDAQVLNYFNHAEEYGIKVDEYKLDLEKVQKRKNHIVKTLTGGVKGLLKANKVTIEKGEAKLISKDSVEIKLDDGSKKIIKGKNILIASGSKSSKPPVKGIDLEGVITSKEALEMTNLPQKVVIIGGGVIGIEFAGILNEFGSDVTVVEFLDNIIPMVDNEVSNRLIKLLNKRGIKILLSSKVEEISKSDKELVVDINRNGEKTKIACNNVLVSTGRELDVEGLNLDNLGIKYDKKGIKVDENYCTSVPGIYAIGDVIGGIMLAHVASEEGKVAVERIVGEKTSVDYDLVPNSIFTFPEVSTVGLSEEEAKTKNLDYVVSKFQFSGNGKALTMNDSDGMVKVIASKDKTTIYGVHIIGPNASDLIHEAVIAMKAMLTVEEVASTMHGHPTLPEAFAEATMGIVGKAIHVPPIRK
- a CDS encoding alpha-ketoacid dehydrogenase subunit beta gives rise to the protein MGRKLSYGMAINEALHQAMENDDRVFILGEDVAKMGGDFGITKGIMAKWPNRIKDTALSESAILGLSNGAALCGLRPVPEIMFADFLGVCFDQLVNNAAKLNFMFQGKAHCPITVRAVQGGGIRCAYHHSVCAESWFMNTPGLVVVSPTTPYEAKGMLLSAIKNDNPVLFLEHKMLYNVKGEVPVEPYEIPLYEAEIEKTGSDITIVATQMMLGLAHKAASQLEKEGIDVEIIDLRTVFPYDKKTIVESVAKTSRLVIAQEGPRVGGWAAEISAMINEDVFEYLSAPIKRVTSIDAPVAYAPVLEDFVLPKLENLIKACKEVMQY
- a CDS encoding SDR family oxidoreductase → MNLRFKDKVVVITGAGQGLGAGFALDFAIEGAIVVLIGRTKSKLDNVAEQIIKSGGKAFVSVCDVSKPEEVEVCFSEVIDKFGSVDVLINNVAFHKSVPVVDTTIEDWDAQIKTNLSGTFYCTKAVLRKMIDKKYGKIINISSTAAKHFFPGFGAYAASKGGVVSFTQTLSEEVKEYGINVNAIYLGMTNTEYTRKRFNYDDAVTIPLEEMLQVEEVSKIVTFLASDEASPIMGAAIDVCGKKA
- a CDS encoding dihydrofolate reductase family protein, whose protein sequence is MDCKKSLGEGGQSMNNLEFFNIPKNNLKINILNRNEKILDSIKKESNENVCIPDALEYYTELFFPKSKDKRPYIFSSMVLSSDGKMAYEDNKAGPLIGKNNFVDPDGALADFWVLNVLRAYSDAVIIGARTLQNEPGITCHVFDESLTQQRKDYLNKKYQPCGVVVSFDATDIPFDHYTFNVDKSQEYKMVIATSPNGWDYIKENSPLKHRCIGRFNSIKDVDDCKFEELYKDFDVCPVIVTGKDSTPDSKVLLYALKRLGIEKMCIESPSYCTHLIENELLDEYFMNYSMVFVGGKMTPGCTTAYSHLEHPHSELLTVGMHRNNFIFTRQKLCYGIKNQVDLTSYKY